In one Actinomyces trachealis genomic region, the following are encoded:
- the topA gene encoding type I DNA topoisomerase, with amino-acid sequence MSTKLVIVESPNKVRSIAGYLGPEFDVEASVGHIRDLPQPSELPAIMKKGPYGRFAVDVEDGFTPYYVVNPDKKKTVTALKKALKEADELYLATDDDREGEAIAWHLKEVLKPKVPVKRMTFTEITKEAVTRALSATRDIDMDLVDAQETRRILDRLVGYEVSPVLWRKVRAGLSAGRVQSVATRLVVERERERMAFVSAAYWGVEADLTTVLSKVDAGARQDATFTARLTSLDGRRVATGRDFTDAGELTASARKAQLIHLHEGGAKAVANAITRATAKVAKVAEKPYRRRPAAPFTTSTLQQEASRKLRMNPRETMRVAQSLYENGYITYMRTDSTVLSGQAVAAARTQVVELYGAQYVPAKPRTYATKSKGAQEAHEAIRPAGDHFRTPAQVASALTGSQFKLYELIWKRTVASQMADATGSTATVHVEVPISDVLGEARDAGDSFKTAQLTASGTVITFRGFLAAYEEGRDAERYEGAEGDARGTDREVRLPAMVAGQELATERAEAGGHETTPPPRYTEASLVKALEEREIGRPSTYAATMSTISDRGYVDHRGQALVPSWLAFAVTRLLEENFSELVDYDFTASMERDLDRIAAGELDRVAWLTRFYKGAGEGGDGVGDAGAGDVSGSGRLGLAQMLAGLGEIDARSVNSVEIGEGITLRVGRYGPYLEDAEGKRANVPSDLAPDELTVERAHELFARAADDGRELGVDPVTGHTIIAKDGRYGPYVTEVLPEPEAPAETAEGAAGSAVDGAAEGAAAKPKKRTSKKAAGPKPRTASLFKSMDLSMVTLEQALDLLSLPRVVGQDAEGVDITAQNGRYGPYLKKGTDSRSLESEEQLLTVTLEQALEIFAQPKRRRGQATARGPLRELGTDPVSGRPVAIKDGRFGPYFTDGETNVTLRRDDDPATVTPERAYELLAEKRAKGPAKKRKTTAKKNTTSACSTRSSKA; translated from the coding sequence GTGTCAACCAAGCTTGTGATTGTCGAATCCCCAAACAAGGTGCGCTCCATCGCTGGCTACCTCGGCCCGGAGTTTGACGTCGAGGCCTCCGTCGGGCACATCCGGGACCTGCCGCAGCCCTCCGAGCTGCCCGCCATCATGAAGAAGGGCCCTTATGGGCGCTTCGCCGTGGACGTGGAGGACGGCTTCACCCCTTACTACGTGGTGAACCCGGACAAGAAGAAGACCGTCACGGCGCTGAAGAAAGCCCTCAAGGAGGCCGACGAGCTCTACCTCGCCACCGATGATGATCGTGAGGGGGAAGCCATCGCCTGGCACCTCAAAGAGGTCTTGAAACCCAAGGTGCCGGTGAAACGCATGACCTTTACGGAGATCACTAAGGAGGCGGTCACCCGCGCCCTGTCCGCCACCCGGGACATTGACATGGACCTGGTGGACGCCCAGGAGACCCGCCGAATCCTGGACCGCTTGGTGGGTTACGAGGTTTCTCCGGTGCTGTGGCGCAAGGTCCGCGCGGGCCTGTCCGCCGGGCGCGTGCAGTCCGTGGCTACTCGCCTGGTGGTGGAGCGTGAGCGTGAGCGCATGGCCTTTGTCTCCGCCGCCTACTGGGGGGTGGAGGCGGACCTCACCACCGTGCTCTCTAAGGTCGATGCTGGCGCCCGCCAGGACGCTACCTTTACCGCCCGCCTGACCAGCCTGGATGGGCGCCGCGTGGCCACCGGACGGGACTTCACCGACGCCGGTGAGCTCACCGCCTCCGCGCGCAAGGCCCAGCTGATCCATCTGCACGAGGGTGGGGCCAAGGCCGTGGCCAATGCCATCACCCGCGCTACGGCCAAAGTAGCCAAGGTGGCGGAGAAGCCCTACCGGCGTCGCCCCGCTGCCCCCTTTACCACCTCCACCCTGCAGCAGGAGGCTTCCCGCAAGCTGCGCATGAACCCGCGCGAGACCATGCGCGTGGCCCAGAGCCTGTACGAGAACGGTTACATCACCTACATGCGTACGGACTCCACCGTGCTGTCCGGACAGGCTGTGGCCGCCGCCCGCACCCAGGTGGTTGAGCTTTACGGTGCCCAGTACGTGCCCGCCAAGCCGCGCACCTATGCGACCAAGTCCAAGGGGGCACAGGAGGCGCACGAGGCGATCCGCCCCGCCGGAGACCACTTCCGCACCCCCGCGCAGGTGGCCAGTGCCCTGACCGGCTCACAGTTCAAGCTCTACGAGCTGATCTGGAAGCGCACTGTGGCCTCCCAGATGGCCGACGCCACTGGATCCACCGCAACCGTCCACGTGGAGGTGCCGATCAGCGACGTGCTGGGGGAGGCCCGTGACGCTGGAGACTCCTTCAAGACCGCCCAGCTGACTGCCTCTGGCACGGTCATCACCTTCCGGGGCTTCCTGGCCGCCTACGAGGAGGGCCGCGACGCCGAACGTTACGAAGGCGCCGAGGGGGATGCCAGGGGCACGGACCGTGAGGTGCGCTTGCCTGCGATGGTGGCGGGCCAGGAGTTGGCCACTGAGCGGGCTGAGGCTGGAGGGCACGAGACCACGCCGCCGCCGCGCTACACGGAGGCCTCCCTGGTCAAGGCCTTGGAGGAGCGGGAGATTGGCCGCCCCTCCACTTACGCCGCCACCATGTCCACGATCTCTGACCGCGGTTACGTGGATCACCGGGGGCAGGCGTTGGTGCCCAGCTGGCTGGCTTTTGCGGTGACTCGTTTGCTGGAGGAGAACTTCTCCGAGCTGGTGGACTACGACTTCACCGCGTCGATGGAACGGGACCTGGACCGGATTGCTGCTGGTGAGTTGGACCGGGTGGCCTGGCTGACGCGCTTCTATAAGGGTGCTGGTGAGGGGGGCGACGGTGTCGGTGACGCTGGGGCGGGCGACGTCTCTGGCAGTGGCCGCCTGGGCTTGGCGCAGATGCTCGCGGGCCTGGGGGAGATCGACGCCCGCAGCGTGAACTCTGTGGAGATTGGTGAGGGCATCACCCTGCGCGTGGGCCGCTACGGACCCTACCTGGAGGATGCTGAGGGTAAGCGTGCCAACGTGCCGAGTGACCTGGCCCCCGATGAGTTGACGGTGGAGCGGGCGCATGAGCTTTTTGCCCGCGCTGCCGACGACGGCCGTGAGTTGGGCGTGGACCCGGTCACAGGTCACACCATCATCGCCAAGGATGGCCGCTACGGACCCTACGTCACTGAGGTGCTGCCTGAGCCGGAAGCCCCGGCGGAGACTGCGGAGGGCGCCGCTGGCAGTGCTGTTGACGGTGCCGCTGAGGGTGCCGCCGCGAAGCCTAAGAAGCGCACATCTAAGAAGGCTGCTGGACCCAAGCCGCGCACGGCGTCGTTGTTTAAGAGCATGGACCTGTCCATGGTGACCCTGGAACAGGCCCTGGACCTGCTGAGCCTGCCGCGTGTGGTGGGGCAGGACGCGGAGGGCGTGGACATCACCGCACAGAACGGGCGCTATGGGCCGTACTTGAAGAAGGGCACGGACTCGCGTTCCCTGGAGAGCGAGGAGCAGCTGCTCACGGTGACCCTGGAGCAGGCACTAGAGATCTTTGCGCAACCTAAACGGCGGCGCGGGCAGGCGACGGCGCGTGGGCCGCTGCGCGAGCTGGGCACGGACCCGGTCTCCGGGCGCCCGGTGGCTATTAAGGACGGGCGCTTTGGCCCGTACTTCACGGACGGAGAGACGAATGTGACTCTGCGCCGCGACGACGACCCGGCCACGGTTACGCCGGAGCGCGCATACGAGCTGTTGGCGGAGAAGCGGGCCAAGGGTCCCGCCAAGAAGCGCAAGACGACGGCGAAGAAGAACACGACCTCCGCGTGCTCGACGCGCTCCTCCAAGGCCTGA
- a CDS encoding response regulator transcription factor, with product MTSSTGTLTRPDGSPVRVLVVDDEQTLADLLASTLRYEGWQVTTVATGGAAVRTAKDLDPDVIVLDIKLPDFDGLEVMRRIHGHKPGVPVLFLTGQDAVEDRVAGLTAGGDDYITKPFSLEEVVARLSALLRHSGAQEDKPESVLQVGNLVMHEDSHEVSRDGKLIHLTATEFELLRYLMRNPRRVLSKTQILDRVWNYDFDGQANIVELYISYLRRKIDKGREPMIHTVRGVGYVLKPVPSTSIN from the coding sequence ATGACTTCCAGTACCGGGACGCTCACCCGCCCTGATGGTTCCCCTGTACGGGTACTAGTCGTCGACGACGAGCAGACGCTCGCCGACCTGCTTGCCTCCACCCTGCGCTACGAGGGCTGGCAGGTGACCACAGTCGCTACCGGCGGGGCCGCCGTACGCACCGCCAAGGACCTGGACCCCGACGTCATCGTCCTGGACATCAAGCTGCCGGACTTCGACGGTCTAGAAGTCATGCGCCGCATACACGGGCACAAGCCCGGTGTGCCGGTCCTCTTCCTGACAGGCCAGGACGCAGTGGAGGACCGTGTTGCTGGCCTGACCGCTGGCGGAGACGATTACATCACCAAGCCCTTCTCACTGGAAGAGGTGGTGGCGCGGCTGAGCGCCCTGCTGCGCCACTCAGGCGCCCAGGAAGACAAGCCCGAATCGGTGCTGCAGGTCGGGAACCTGGTCATGCACGAAGACTCCCATGAGGTGAGCCGTGACGGGAAGCTGATCCACCTGACCGCCACCGAATTTGAGCTACTCCGCTACCTTATGCGCAACCCGCGCCGCGTCCTGTCCAAGACGCAGATCCTGGACCGCGTCTGGAACTACGACTTTGACGGGCAGGCAAACATAGTGGAGCTGTATATCTCCTACCTGCGGCGCAAGATCGACAAGGGCCGCGAGCCCATGATTCACACCGTGCGCGGGGTCGGCTACGTTCTCAAGCCGGTCCCGAGCACCAGTATCAACTGA
- a CDS encoding phosphatase PAP2 family protein, with the protein MVLPAVPATRTVPAAQPAHRLLAALLALLSFAGVLGTWGTLVLTRTGQLMEQAALTGSLIGARFVSRHARSLLHVITLPSLVALILLVLALALWRGSRRRALWAAGVVVATNVSTQVLKHWVLWRPDYGLSQRWDGANTLPSGHTAVAASAAVALVLVVSARWRPAAAWAGALIAATIGYSTLVCQWHRPADVVAALLLALGWGALAVAGGCWDDDSLTPGSRRPAYLLLLVGVACGLVATPLELWTLQGTAETATRVDTFVAYSAGVAAIVALSCVSMALLTLLSHTSRGLDR; encoded by the coding sequence ATGGTGCTACCTGCCGTCCCCGCCACCCGGACGGTTCCTGCGGCCCAGCCCGCGCACCGGCTGCTGGCAGCGCTGCTGGCCCTGCTGAGCTTTGCTGGCGTGCTGGGGACCTGGGGCACGCTGGTGCTCACCCGTACCGGTCAGCTGATGGAGCAGGCAGCCCTCACCGGCTCACTGATCGGGGCTCGCTTCGTGTCCAGGCATGCTCGTAGCCTGCTGCACGTCATCACCTTGCCCAGCCTGGTGGCACTGATCCTGTTGGTGTTGGCCCTGGCACTGTGGCGGGGCAGTCGTCGGCGCGCCCTGTGGGCTGCTGGCGTCGTCGTGGCCACCAACGTCTCCACTCAGGTCCTCAAGCACTGGGTGCTGTGGCGGCCGGATTACGGGCTCTCACAGCGCTGGGACGGGGCCAACACCCTACCTTCGGGGCACACCGCCGTCGCTGCCTCAGCCGCTGTCGCACTGGTGCTGGTGGTCTCCGCACGGTGGCGCCCTGCAGCTGCCTGGGCGGGCGCGCTGATCGCCGCCACTATCGGCTACTCGACGCTGGTCTGCCAGTGGCACCGGCCTGCCGACGTCGTTGCGGCACTGCTGCTGGCCCTGGGGTGGGGTGCGCTCGCGGTGGCCGGTGGCTGCTGGGACGATGACAGTCTCACGCCGGGCAGCCGGAGGCCAGCGTACTTGCTGCTGTTGGTGGGCGTAGCGTGTGGCCTGGTGGCGACTCCCCTGGAGTTATGGACCTTACAGGGCACGGCGGAGACCGCCACCCGGGTGGACACCTTCGTGGCCTACAGCGCTGGTGTGGCCGCCATCGTGGCGCTGTCCTGTGTCAGTATGGCGCTGCTGACACTCCTGTCACACACTTCCAGGGGCCTAGACCGGTAG
- a CDS encoding DUF7059 domain-containing protein, which yields MPRATSSTPALATDPTRLRSLRADLETSGWGVDAVDRLLGPVASAALRREQRLPALRALAAHQARRREAGQGPDPVATLTALFMLGQPVAVAELDAALPNTGTAGALAMGLVVEAAQAAHLEGEPSSNPASRARARVLAAVDLRPHEATDAAGEVRWWVASDLGELETGRELAPNHVLGIGGAGLTLAALTPRRPVTTALDLGCGCGIQTLYLLRHCQHVTATDISARALAFTAFNTALAGVEPGRLELLQGSFLEPVAGRRFDLVATNPPFVITPPAVREAGLALLEYRDAGGPVLPTLVPGLGAHLAPGGIAVMLGNWEHHTGQDWRERVATWLPEDTDAWVVQRELQDPVEYASMWLRDGGSTPERDRSGFEARLGAWIDDFESRGVAAVGFGYLVLHRPEAGATRAPWRVLEEVTTTGTGPLGEHVAQVVEASSRLAAMDDDAVAALRPVAATDVTQERHMRPGDTEPTMILIRQGGGLGRVIQAGTALAALVDVADGELSVAQVATALAALGGQEDRSAALKEELVAATRELVRGGFLALQSCV from the coding sequence ATGCCCCGTGCCACCAGCTCCACCCCCGCCCTCGCTACCGACCCCACACGTCTGCGGTCACTGCGCGCCGATCTGGAGACCAGCGGCTGGGGTGTAGATGCCGTGGACAGGCTCCTGGGGCCGGTGGCTAGTGCCGCCTTGCGCCGGGAGCAGCGGCTGCCAGCACTACGCGCGCTGGCAGCTCACCAGGCCCGCCGCCGGGAGGCAGGCCAGGGCCCTGACCCGGTGGCTACCCTCACCGCCCTGTTCATGCTGGGGCAGCCGGTCGCCGTCGCCGAACTCGACGCCGCCCTGCCCAACACTGGCACCGCTGGAGCTCTGGCTATGGGGCTCGTGGTTGAGGCCGCGCAGGCAGCTCATCTTGAGGGTGAGCCTTCTTCCAACCCCGCCAGTAGGGCTCGTGCCCGGGTGCTTGCCGCAGTTGACCTGCGCCCCCACGAGGCCACCGACGCCGCAGGCGAGGTGCGCTGGTGGGTGGCCTCCGACCTCGGTGAGTTGGAAACTGGCCGCGAACTCGCCCCCAACCACGTCCTGGGTATTGGGGGCGCGGGCCTGACCTTGGCAGCCTTGACCCCGCGCCGCCCGGTAACCACCGCCTTGGACCTCGGTTGTGGCTGCGGCATCCAGACCCTCTACCTGTTGCGCCACTGTCAGCACGTCACCGCTACCGACATCTCTGCCCGTGCCCTAGCCTTCACAGCATTCAACACCGCCCTGGCGGGGGTGGAACCCGGTCGGCTGGAGCTGCTCCAAGGATCCTTCCTGGAGCCGGTGGCAGGCCGTCGCTTTGACCTGGTAGCCACCAACCCACCCTTTGTCATCACCCCGCCTGCCGTCAGGGAGGCTGGGTTGGCGCTGCTGGAGTACCGCGATGCCGGCGGACCGGTCCTGCCCACGCTGGTTCCGGGGCTCGGCGCCCACCTGGCTCCCGGCGGCATCGCCGTCATGCTGGGCAATTGGGAGCACCACACCGGCCAGGACTGGCGTGAGCGTGTAGCCACCTGGCTGCCTGAGGACACAGATGCGTGGGTTGTTCAGCGTGAACTTCAGGATCCGGTGGAGTACGCCAGCATGTGGCTGCGCGATGGAGGCTCCACCCCAGAACGGGACCGCAGTGGTTTCGAGGCCCGCCTCGGGGCCTGGATAGACGACTTTGAGTCGCGCGGTGTGGCGGCGGTGGGCTTTGGGTACCTGGTGTTGCACCGGCCTGAGGCTGGTGCAACCCGTGCTCCTTGGCGGGTGCTGGAGGAGGTCACGACCACCGGCACAGGGCCCCTGGGGGAGCACGTGGCCCAGGTGGTGGAGGCCAGCAGCCGCCTAGCGGCCATGGATGACGACGCCGTAGCCGCTCTGCGCCCCGTCGCCGCCACCGATGTAACCCAGGAACGCCACATGCGTCCCGGGGACACTGAGCCCACCATGATCCTCATACGTCAAGGCGGCGGGCTGGGGCGGGTGATCCAGGCAGGTACCGCCCTGGCGGCGTTGGTGGACGTGGCTGACGGTGAACTGAGTGTCGCCCAGGTGGCCACCGCCCTGGCGGCGCTGGGTGGCCAGGAGGACCGGTCAGCAGCTTTAAAGGAAGAACTGGTGGCGGCCACCCGTGAACTGGTGCGGGGTGGCTTCCTGGCTCTTCAGAGTTGTGTGTGA
- a CDS encoding MDR family MFS transporter — protein sequence MGVMFLSAMDQTIVGTALPTIVGELGGSSRMAWVITAYTLAITVAMPVYGKLGDLVGRKNLFLLAIALFLIGSILCGTATGMPQLVAYRAVQGLGGGGLMISSQAISGDLIPPRVRGTYMAPMGAMFGIASVLGPIIGGWLTDAVSWRWVFWINLPLGVIAWIAVATVLHLPSRPLTEKIDWWGLALMNLGAVAIVLAATWGGNEYAWSSPVIIGLLAGGLACWLLFGWVETRACDPILPLAVLSNRSFVVATVVGMLAMGGMVGSTLYLPTYLQMSYGYSATVSGLLLVPMTLGMLGGGIVSGLAVTRTGRYRVYPIVGPLVAAAALVWMSRLTVESPVWMVSAATFVMGLGIGVFFQLLVTIVQNDVPAKHLGTATSGNNFFREVAVSLGASLIGVAFATNLSTGLTDKLGAVAATGDPAVVEALAQLQGGESTSLTPALVAQLPTPLHEAVTSAYAEALTPVFALMVPVFVVTSLVALCFRNVPLSHESGLEQIAQQEAAEASTPS from the coding sequence GTCATCACCGCCTACACCCTGGCCATCACCGTGGCCATGCCCGTATATGGCAAGCTCGGTGATCTAGTGGGGCGCAAAAACCTCTTCCTGTTAGCCATTGCCCTGTTCCTAATCGGCTCTATCCTGTGCGGCACCGCCACCGGCATGCCGCAACTGGTGGCCTACCGCGCCGTCCAGGGCCTAGGTGGTGGCGGCCTGATGATCTCCTCCCAGGCGATCTCCGGAGACCTCATCCCCCCGCGCGTGCGCGGCACCTACATGGCCCCCATGGGCGCCATGTTCGGCATCGCCTCCGTGCTGGGCCCTATCATCGGTGGCTGGCTCACCGATGCCGTCTCCTGGCGCTGGGTCTTCTGGATCAACCTGCCCCTGGGGGTGATCGCCTGGATCGCCGTCGCTACCGTCCTGCACCTGCCCAGCCGCCCCCTCACTGAGAAGATCGACTGGTGGGGCCTGGCCCTGATGAACCTTGGCGCGGTTGCCATCGTGCTGGCCGCCACCTGGGGCGGCAACGAGTACGCCTGGTCCAGCCCCGTGATTATCGGACTGTTGGCTGGTGGGCTGGCGTGCTGGCTGCTCTTCGGTTGGGTGGAGACCCGTGCCTGTGACCCAATCCTGCCCCTAGCGGTGCTGAGCAACCGCAGCTTCGTCGTCGCCACAGTGGTGGGGATGCTCGCAATGGGAGGCATGGTTGGTTCCACCCTGTACCTGCCCACCTACCTGCAGATGAGCTATGGCTACTCCGCCACCGTCTCCGGCCTGCTCCTAGTGCCCATGACCCTGGGGATGCTCGGAGGCGGCATCGTCTCAGGGCTAGCTGTGACCCGTACCGGAAGGTACCGCGTCTACCCGATAGTGGGTCCGCTGGTGGCGGCGGCTGCCCTGGTGTGGATGAGCCGCCTCACGGTGGAGTCCCCGGTGTGGATGGTCTCTGCCGCTACCTTTGTGATGGGCCTAGGCATTGGCGTGTTCTTCCAGCTGCTGGTCACCATTGTCCAGAACGACGTGCCCGCCAAGCACCTGGGCACTGCCACCAGCGGCAACAATTTCTTCCGCGAGGTGGCCGTGTCACTTGGCGCCTCCCTAATTGGTGTGGCCTTTGCTACCAACCTGAGCACCGGCCTGACTGACAAACTGGGCGCCGTAGCCGCCACCGGTGATCCAGCTGTCGTGGAGGCGCTGGCCCAACTCCAGGGCGGGGAGTCAACATCATTGACCCCGGCACTGGTGGCCCAGCTGCCCACGCCGCTGCACGAGGCCGTCACCAGCGCCTACGCTGAGGCTCTCACCCCTGTCTTCGCCCTTATGGTGCCGGTCTTTGTGGTCACCTCCCTGGTGGCGCTGTGTTTCCGCAACGTGCCGCTGTCCCATGAGTCTGGCCTGGAGCAGATCGCCCAGCAGGAGGCGGCGGAGGCGAGCACCCCCAGCTAG